Proteins encoded in a region of the Eschrichtius robustus isolate mEscRob2 chromosome 14, mEscRob2.pri, whole genome shotgun sequence genome:
- the TXNL4A gene encoding thioredoxin-like protein 4A isoform X1, giving the protein MSYMLPHLHNGWQVDQAILSEEDRVVVIRFGHDWDPTCMKMDEVLYSIAEKVTQPRLPTRPAFGLVISSCWMALPVKNFAVIYLVDITEVPDFNKMYELYDPCTVMFFFRNKHIMIDLGTGNNNKINWAMEDKQEMIDIIETVYRGARKGRGLVVSPKDYSTKYRY; this is encoded by the exons ATGTCGTACATGCTCCCGCACCTACACAATGGCTGGCAAGTGGATCAGGCCATCCTCTCGGAAGAAGACCGCGTGGTCGTCATTCGGTTTGGACACGACTGGGACCCTACTTGTATGAAGATGGACGAGGTTCTGTACAGCATAGCTGAAAAGGTAACGCAGCCCCGCCTCCCAACGCGTCCTGCCTTCGGTTTGGTCATTTCATCATGCTGGATGGCTTTGCCG GTTAAAAATTTCGCAGTTATTTATCTTGTGGATATTACAGAAGTACCTGACTTCAACAAAATGTATGAATTATACGATCCGTGCACTGTCATGTTTTTCTTCAG GAACAAGCACATCATGATCGACCTGGGCACCGGCAACAACAACAAGATCAACTGGGCCATGGAAGACAAGCAGGAGATGATCGACATCATCGAGACGGTGTACCGGGGGGCCCGGAAGGGTCGCGGCCTGGTCGTGTCCCCGAAGGACTACTCCACCAAGTACAGATACTGA
- the TXNL4A gene encoding thioredoxin-like protein 4A isoform X2 has translation MSYMLPHLHNGWQVDQAILSEEDRVVVIRFGHDWDPTCMKMDEVLYSIAEKVKNFAVIYLVDITEVPDFNKMYELYDPCTVMFFFRNKHIMIDLGTGNNNKINWAMEDKQEMIDIIETVYRGARKGRGLVVSPKDYSTKYRY, from the exons ATGTCGTACATGCTCCCGCACCTACACAATGGCTGGCAAGTGGATCAGGCCATCCTCTCGGAAGAAGACCGCGTGGTCGTCATTCGGTTTGGACACGACTGGGACCCTACTTGTATGAAGATGGACGAGGTTCTGTACAGCATAGCTGAAAAG GTTAAAAATTTCGCAGTTATTTATCTTGTGGATATTACAGAAGTACCTGACTTCAACAAAATGTATGAATTATACGATCCGTGCACTGTCATGTTTTTCTTCAG GAACAAGCACATCATGATCGACCTGGGCACCGGCAACAACAACAAGATCAACTGGGCCATGGAAGACAAGCAGGAGATGATCGACATCATCGAGACGGTGTACCGGGGGGCCCGGAAGGGTCGCGGCCTGGTCGTGTCCCCGAAGGACTACTCCACCAAGTACAGATACTGA
- the TXNL4A gene encoding thioredoxin-like protein 4A isoform X3 — translation MYELYDPCTVMFFFRNKHIMIDLGTGNNNKINWAMEDKQEMIDIIETVYRGARKGRGLVVSPKDYSTKYRY, via the exons ATGTATGAATTATACGATCCGTGCACTGTCATGTTTTTCTTCAG GAACAAGCACATCATGATCGACCTGGGCACCGGCAACAACAACAAGATCAACTGGGCCATGGAAGACAAGCAGGAGATGATCGACATCATCGAGACGGTGTACCGGGGGGCCCGGAAGGGTCGCGGCCTGGTCGTGTCCCCGAAGGACTACTCCACCAAGTACAGATACTGA